Below is a genomic region from Solidesulfovibrio fructosivorans JJ].
CCCGCGCTTGCGACCAAAAGCCCCTTCCCCTTTTTCACGCCAAGCGCCCGGCGCACGGCCCCCCCGTCGACGGCCGCCTGCGGCGCGGGAGCCACGTAGCCCGTGTAGGCCACGGGCACGGGAATATCCGCGGCCCGGGAAAACGTGGCCGACAGCGGAAAAAGCGCCGGGTCGCCATGGACGCACACCGCGTCGAAAAAGCGCTCCAACCGGTCCAGGACCCGGGCCTCGTAGCCGGCCTGGTCCTTTTTCTCGACCAAAATGTCGCGCACGCCGCAAACGACCCGGCAGGGGCCGTACGCGCCGGCACGGATGGCGGCCAGGGCGGGCACGAGCTCGAATTCGAAGGCCTTGCGGCCAAAAGGATAGAGTTCGACGAAAAAGACGTCCGGTGCAAAGGCGGTCAGGGCATCGAGCAGCATGGCGGCCCGGGTCTTCTTGGCCGTTTCCAAAGCCTCCCCGTCCAGGGACAGCGCGGAAAATTCCTCGTCCATGGACAGGGCCGGCAGCCGCACGACGGCAACGTCCTGCGGCAGGCCGACCGGGGCGTCGGGCCCGCCGAGGATGCACAGCCGCTCATGCCCTTCCAGGGCGGCGACGATCTCCAGGGTGCGCATGAGATGCCCCATGCCGAGCACATGCTGGCAGTACAGGGCGATTTTCACGCAATGTCCGGGGCGGGGACTTCCTCGGGCGGGACCACGTCCAGGGCGTCGATGGACAGCACGCCGTCCTGGCAGACCAGGCGCTGCAACCGGGACAGGTCGAACGCCGGCGGTTCGTCCGGCGTATAGTTCCGGCCGAGCAGATGGTACAGGATGGCCTTGATGACGCCCTGGTGGGTGACGACCAGGACCGCGCGCCCGGCATTGGCCCGGGCGGCGTCGATCAGGGCGTGCTCGGCGCGCTGGCGCACGTCGCTTCGCGACTCGCCGCCGGGGGGACGGAAATCCCAGCCCGCCGCCTCGG
It encodes:
- a CDS encoding glycosyltransferase family protein, translated to MKIALYCQHVLGMGHLMRTLEIVAALEGHERLCILGGPDAPVGLPQDVAVVRLPALSMDEEFSALSLDGEALETAKKTRAAMLLDALTAFAPDVFFVELYPFGRKAFEFELVPALAAIRAGAYGPCRVVCGVRDILVEKKDQAGYEARVLDRLERFFDAVCVHGDPALFPLSATFSRAADIPVPVAYTGYVAPAPQAAVDGGAVRRALGVKKGKGLLVASAGGGKVGSELLAATLAACRERARLTELAVRVFAGPYCPDDAYRALGDAAASLPDAGVARFADNFADILKIADVSVSLAGYNTVMALLAARARALVYPFDQNREQRLRAGRLEEMGLLGLVAPEDLVPDRLADRIVAALDAPRPPRAAVDLDGARRTAALLVTPSV